A stretch of DNA from Mycobacteriales bacterium:
GGATGGCCTGACGACGTGCTGAGCCGAGGACCGGCGCCCAGCGGTTCGGCCGTGAACGGCGGTGGCGGGCCGCCAGCCGGCGACTCGCCCGGCTCAGGCGATCGCTACTCGGATCCGGGCCCCCGTGCCGACTCGTCACCCTGGGCGCCGACCCTGCGGTGCGTCTCGATTACGGCCCCTGGCCCCGATCCGAGGCACGCACAGCCCGTCGTGCACGACCTGCGCAGGAGCCGGATGCGTCTCGGGGAGCGGCCACGCCTTGTCGCCAATACGAAGGGCCCTCAGATGGGGAGGTCACCGAGCGGAGGCGCCGGCAGGAAGGCCCGAGCGGGAGCTGGGCGCGGGCGGACAGTGAGCCGCGTGCTAGGCCGGGCGCGCGGCGGTTGAGACGATCGGTATCGCCGTGTCGCAGCCGCACGCCCGGTGGTTGTGGGGAGGTAGGGCCCTGGAGTCGTCGCGGAGTACGCGTGGTCGTGGTCTACCGGAGGCAATAACGGACGGATCTGGAGTAGAGACATGGACATCAAGACGGAGAATGTCTAGGGGTGAGGTCGAGAATTGGCGATGTGGGGCGGTCGGTGTCCAGTGCGAGGGAGTGAGCACAATGTCGCCCGTGTGGTCGGAGCAGGCGCCGGAGGCGGGGCGCGACGTGATCGCCCTCGACGGGCCGTCGGGTACGGGCAAGTCCACCGTCGCCCGGGGGCTGGCCCGTCGGCTGGGCTTCCGGTACCTGGACACGGGCGCGATGTACCGGGCGGTGACCTGGGCCGTGCTGCGTGAGGGTGTGGACCCCGACGACGCCGCAGCCGTGACCGACCTCGCCGCGCGGACCGCCATCACGATCAGCACCGACCCGAACCACCAGCACGTCACGGTCGACGGCCACCCGGTGGACCGGGAGATCCGGTCCAAGGCGGTGACGACGGCGGTGAGTCCGGTCTCGGCGGCCCCGGGCGTACGGGCGCTGCTGGTCGCGGCGCAGCGGGAGCTGATCGGCCCGGGCGCGGTCGTGGTGGAGGGCCGGGACATCGGCACCGTGGTCGCCCCGGACGCGCCGCTGAAGATCTTCCTCACCGCCTCCCAGGACGTCCGGGCCACCCGCCGCTCCCGCCAGGACGGCAGCGACGACCGGGCCACCGCGGCCGACCTCGACCGCCGCGACACGTACGACAGCAGCCGGGCGCACAGCCCGCTGCGGGCCGCGGACGACGCGGTGCATGTCGACACGACCACGATGGGCGTCGATGAGGTGATCCAGCGTCTTATCGACCTGGCCGGCGAGCGGGCGATCACCTACGCCAGCCCGGGGAAGTGAAGCCCCGGAACTGATTCCTCGGGAGGTCGGGGCTCGGGAGGTCCGGGGGCCCGGGAGGTCCGGGGGCCCGGGCACGGGAAACGGCCCGAGACAGGGTGGGGCGTGACCGAGGCGATGAAGGTCGGAGCGGATCAGCTCCGGATCACCCGGGGATCGGGCGCGGACTGGGCAAGACGCTGGCCCGGATCGCGGTCCTCGGCTCGGTGCCTGACGGCACTGCCCTGCCCGCGGTCGACCACACCGCGCTGGTCGACGCCCGATGATCTACGGGCTGCTCCCGCGGCCGGTCGCGTTCCCGGTCAAGGCGGAGGTGTTCCGCGGGCCGCCCGGCACGCTGCGGCGCACCGGCCAGATCCCGGTCCGCCGGGGCACGGTCGAGACCGGCCCGCTGCGGGCGGCGCTGGGCGTGCTCGCCGCCGGCGGCATCGTCGGTGTCCTCCCGAGGGCACCCGGGGCGAGGGGACGGTCGAGCAGGTCCGGCACGGCATCGCGTACCTGGCCGTACGGTCCGGGGCGCCGGTCGCGCCGGTCGCCTGCCACAGCACCCGGGCCCCGCCGCGGCCGCTCGTTCCTCCGGTTCCGGCGGCCGCCGACCGTGGTCGCGTTCGGACCGCCGCTCCACCTGCCCAGCGGCGCCGCGTCCCGGCGTACCGTTGCCGCTGCCGCAGACGAGATCCACCGCACGCTCGCGGCCCCTGTCGCCGCCACGCGCCCGGAACCGGAGAGAGACCAACCATGACCATCGCCGAGGACAGCGAAGACGTCCTCGACCTGCCCGTGCTTGCCGTCGTCGGCCGGCCCAACGTCGGCAAGTCGACTCTGGTCAACCGGATCCTGGGCCGCCGCGAGGCGGTGGTGCAGGACGTGCCGGGCGTGACCCGGGACCGGGTCGCGTACGACGCGCTGTGGTCGGGGCGCCGGTTCACGGTGGTCGACACCGGGGGCTGGGAGCCGGACGCGAAGGGTTTCGCGGCCCGGGTGGCGGCGCAGG
This window harbors:
- the cmk gene encoding (d)CMP kinase — protein: MSPVWSEQAPEAGRDVIALDGPSGTGKSTVARGLARRLGFRYLDTGAMYRAVTWAVLREGVDPDDAAAVTDLAARTAITISTDPNHQHVTVDGHPVDREIRSKAVTTAVSPVSAAPGVRALLVAAQRELIGPGAVVVEGRDIGTVVAPDAPLKIFLTASQDVRATRRSRQDGSDDRATAADLDRRDTYDSSRAHSPLRAADDAVHVDTTTMGVDEVIQRLIDLAGERAITYASPGK